In Danaus plexippus chromosome 9 unlocalized genomic scaffold, MEX_DaPlex mxdp_26, whole genome shotgun sequence, the following proteins share a genomic window:
- the LOC116767775 gene encoding 3-oxoacyl-[acyl-carrier-protein] reductase FabG-like, with protein MFNLSDKVAIVTGGANGIGAEIVKEFLNEGVKYVAILDINDEAGKALEKELAVKHGEGKGKFFICDVTNDEQLFGIFDEVMKEFGAIDVIVNNAGIARDTLELYKKEIEINFTATVTSTLKAVELMRVDKGGRGGTVINISSVAGITQLSPSVFVYGATKSAVLHFSCCIGKEAYYRYTNVRVITMCFGLTDTEIVTNMNSFDDIVNERIEQLVGLHHHQKILQSSNIAAKGVVQAYNTGSSGSTWLVDNSKIIDITENVDESYKIMSKKTVLSEILS; from the exons ATGTTTAATTTGTCAGATAAAGTTGCAATTGTGACGGGAGGAGCTAATGGTATTGGAGCTGAAATTGTAAAGGAATTCCTCAATGAAGGTGTAAAG TATGTAGCTATATTGGATATAAACGATGAAGCGGGAAAAGCACTTGAAAAAGAACTGGCTGTAAAACATGGTGAAggaaaaggaaaattttttatttgtgatgtAACCAATGATGAACAACTGTTTGGTATTTTTGATGAAGTCATGAAAGAATTCGGAGCTATAGACGTGATTGTTAATAATGCTGGAATTGCTCGTGATACGTTAGAACTTTATAAGAAAGAAATTGAAATCAACTTT acgGCTACAGTAACATCCACTTTGAAGGCTGTTGAGCTGATGCGAGTAGATAAAGGAGGGAGAGGTGGTACAGTTATAAACATATCATCAGTAGCTGGCATAACACAACTTTCACCATCCGTATTTGTGTATGGGGCAACTAAGAGCGCCGTTTTACATTTTAGCTGTTGTATAGGA AAAGAGGCTTACTATCGCTACACTAATGTGCGAGTAATAACGATGTGTTTTGGTTTAACTGACACCGAAATCGTGACGAATATGAACAGTTTTGATGACATCGTCAACGAAAGAATTGAACAATTAGTTGGTCTTCATCACCATCAAAAAATTCTACAAAG ctCTAATATCGCTGCCAAGGGCGTGGTGCAAGCATATAATACAGGCAGCAGTGGAAGCACTTGGCTTGTCGataacagtaaaataatagatattacAGAGAATGTAgatgaaagttataaaattatgtcaaaGAAAACTGTGTTATCTGAAATATTGTCATAA